One segment of Nitrospirota bacterium DNA contains the following:
- the lysA gene encoding diaminopimelate decarboxylase: MHLFRYRKGELHAEDVPLRDLAERYGTPLYVYSRGTLLRHLAAYEEAFKGVEHITCFAVKANSSLAVLNVLGRHGAGADVVSGGELFRALRAGIDPRKVVYAGVGKTEAEIRAALKAGILMFNIESEEELGEINRVAALMRKKAPIALRVNPDIDPGTHPYISTGLRTHKFGIPMEDALEFYRLASGLKHVRVMGVHKHIGSQITQLSPFVDALKRVLLLVDRLREAGLSLTHIDIGGGLGIPYMGEKTPAPRELAARILPLLRGRDITLVAEPGRSIAGNAGVLLTRTLYVKEGAEKTFFVVDGGMNDLMRPTLYGAYHEILPVRKTRARRALADVVGPICETGDFLARDRELPRVSRGDLLAVMSAGAYGFTMSSNYNSRPRAAEVMVRGNRHFLIRARETYDDIIRGERIPAGLG, encoded by the coding sequence ATGCACCTTTTCCGCTATAGGAAGGGCGAGCTCCATGCCGAGGACGTCCCACTCCGCGACCTGGCGGAGCGATACGGGACCCCCCTTTACGTCTACAGCCGGGGCACCCTGCTCCGGCATCTCGCCGCGTACGAGGAGGCCTTCAAGGGAGTTGAGCACATCACGTGCTTCGCCGTGAAGGCCAACTCCAGCCTGGCCGTCCTGAATGTTCTGGGCAGGCACGGCGCGGGGGCCGACGTGGTCTCCGGCGGAGAGCTCTTCCGGGCCCTCAGGGCGGGCATCGACCCCCGAAAGGTCGTCTACGCGGGCGTGGGGAAGACGGAGGCCGAGATACGGGCCGCCTTGAAGGCCGGCATCCTCATGTTCAACATCGAGTCGGAGGAGGAGCTCGGTGAGATAAACCGGGTCGCCGCCCTCATGCGCAAGAAAGCGCCCATCGCCCTCCGGGTCAACCCCGATATCGACCCCGGCACGCACCCCTACATCTCCACGGGCTTGAGGACGCACAAGTTCGGCATCCCCATGGAGGACGCGCTGGAGTTCTACAGGCTGGCCTCGGGGCTTAAGCACGTCAGGGTGATGGGTGTGCACAAGCACATCGGCTCCCAGATTACGCAGCTCTCTCCCTTTGTGGACGCCTTGAAGAGGGTCCTTCTGCTTGTGGACCGCCTGAGGGAGGCCGGGCTTTCCCTTACCCACATAGACATCGGCGGGGGGCTGGGCATCCCCTACATGGGAGAGAAGACCCCGGCGCCCCGGGAGCTGGCCGCAAGAATCCTGCCCCTTCTCAGGGGACGGGACATCACCCTCGTGGCCGAGCCCGGCCGCTCCATCGCCGGCAACGCCGGGGTGCTGCTGACGCGCACCCTGTACGTGAAAGAGGGGGCCGAGAAGACCTTTTTCGTCGTCGACGGCGGGATGAACGACCTCATGCGGCCGACCCTCTACGGTGCCTACCACGAAATTCTCCCCGTCAGGAAGACACGGGCCAGGCGGGCCCTGGCCGACGTGGTGGGGCCCATCTGCGAGACGGGGGACTTTCTGGCCCGTGACCGGGAGTTGCCCCGCGTAAGCCGGGGGGACCTTCTGGCCGTGATGAGCGCGGGCGCCTACGGATTTACCATGAGCAGCAACTACAACTCCCGTCCCCGGGCGGCCGAAGTGATGGTCAGGGGAAACCGGCACTTCCTCATCCGCGCGAGAGAAACCTACGACGACATCATCCGGGGGGAGCGCATCCCCGCCGGCCTTGGATAA
- the ndk gene encoding nucleoside-diphosphate kinase has protein sequence MAERTLSIVKPDGVRKNLIGEVIARFEKRGLSVKALKMLTVSKEQAGGFYAVHRDKPFYGELTDFLSEGPIVVMAVEGDGAIAKVREAMGATDPKKAAPGTIRADFADNIERNIVHGSDSTESADFEIPYFFSSVEIMD, from the coding sequence ATGGCGGAGAGAACGCTGAGCATCGTCAAGCCCGACGGGGTCCGGAAGAACCTCATAGGCGAGGTTATCGCGCGCTTCGAGAAGCGGGGCCTCTCGGTCAAGGCCCTCAAGATGCTCACGGTGAGCAAGGAGCAGGCCGGAGGGTTCTATGCCGTCCACAGGGACAAGCCCTTCTACGGGGAGCTTACGGATTTCCTCTCCGAGGGACCCATCGTGGTCATGGCCGTGGAAGGAGACGGCGCCATAGCCAAAGTGCGCGAGGCCATGGGGGCCACGGACCCCAAGAAGGCGGCCCCCGGCACCATCCGGGCGGACTTCGCCGACAACATAGAAAGAAACATCGTCCACGGGTCGGACTCCACCGAAAGCGCCGACTTTGAGATACCCTATTTCTTCTCGTCCGTCGAGATAATGGACTGA
- a CDS encoding electron transfer flavoprotein subunit beta/FixA family protein — protein sequence MNIVVCIKQVPDAAEVRINPETGTLMREGVPSIINPYDMHALEAAVRLKEERGATVTVLTMGPPQAEQALRDAIAMGADKAVLLTDKAFAGSDTWATSYALSRAVKKLGADLIVCGKQAIDGDTAQVGPEMAEMLDIPHVSYVRRIEEVTDSAIRVQRLMDEGHDVVEARLPALLTVVKELNEPRLPSLKGKMAAKKAEIAHWSAADVGAEEARLGLGGSPTQVRRIFAPEARADREMLEGSPEEQAQKVVEKLLELKCL from the coding sequence ATGAATATCGTCGTCTGCATCAAACAGGTTCCGGACGCGGCGGAGGTGCGGATAAACCCCGAGACGGGCACCCTGATGAGGGAAGGGGTGCCGAGCATCATAAACCCCTACGACATGCACGCCCTGGAGGCGGCCGTAAGGCTCAAGGAGGAGCGCGGAGCCACGGTGACGGTCCTTACCATGGGGCCTCCCCAGGCGGAGCAGGCCCTTCGGGATGCCATCGCCATGGGGGCGGACAAGGCGGTCCTTCTCACCGACAAGGCCTTCGCGGGCTCCGACACCTGGGCCACCTCCTACGCCCTCTCCAGGGCGGTGAAGAAGCTCGGGGCGGACCTCATCGTCTGCGGCAAGCAGGCCATTGACGGCGACACCGCCCAGGTGGGCCCGGAGATGGCCGAGATGCTGGATATCCCGCACGTGTCGTATGTCCGCAGGATAGAAGAAGTGACGGACTCCGCCATACGGGTGCAGAGGCTCATGGACGAGGGGCACGACGTCGTGGAGGCCCGGCTGCCGGCGCTCCTGACCGTGGTGAAGGAGCTGAACGAGCCCCGTCTTCCGTCGCTCAAGGGGAAAATGGCGGCCAAGAAGGCCGAGATTGCGCACTGGAGCGCGGCGGACGTCGGCGCCGAGGAGGCCCGGCTGGGGCTCGGCGGTTCACCCACCCAGGTGAGGAGGATATTCGCCCCCGAGGCCCGAGCCGACAGGGAGATGCTCGAGGGCTCCCCGGAGGAGCAGGCCCAAAAGGTGGTGGAGAAGCTCCTGGAGCTGAAATGCCTGTAA
- the dapF gene encoding diaminopimelate epimerase — translation MTFVKMQALGNDFVLLDRRGQETGGLGELARRLCRRRFGVGADQMLVLVDPGRGDFGMRIFNADGSEVEMCGNGIRCLARYIWDRGLSAKSVLEIETPAGIIRPERTGDLVRVDMGQPVLEGRDIPVAHDGRVVDYPLSLDGRSLPITCVSMGNPHAVVFVQDVAAYPVNTVGPRVENHPFFPGRTNVEFVEVVNSEEIRMRVWERGAGETMACGTGASASAVASALRGLTGRKVTVHLAGGDLLIEWHAEGRVFMTGPAEEVFQGDITDEGGRDV, via the coding sequence ATGACGTTCGTCAAGATGCAGGCCCTGGGCAACGACTTCGTCCTCCTGGACCGCCGGGGGCAGGAGACGGGGGGCCTGGGGGAGCTGGCCCGGAGGCTCTGCCGCCGGAGGTTCGGGGTGGGGGCGGACCAGATGCTCGTCCTGGTGGACCCGGGGCGGGGGGACTTCGGGATGCGCATCTTCAACGCCGACGGCTCGGAGGTGGAGATGTGCGGCAACGGCATCCGCTGCCTTGCCAGGTACATCTGGGACAGGGGCCTGAGCGCAAAAAGCGTCCTCGAGATAGAGACCCCGGCGGGCATCATCCGTCCGGAGCGGACGGGGGACCTGGTGCGGGTGGACATGGGCCAGCCCGTCCTTGAGGGCAGGGACATCCCCGTCGCCCACGACGGAAGGGTCGTCGATTATCCCCTTTCGCTTGACGGGCGGAGCCTCCCGATAACCTGCGTTTCCATGGGAAACCCCCATGCGGTCGTTTTCGTTCAGGACGTGGCAGCCTATCCCGTAAACACCGTGGGTCCCCGGGTGGAGAACCACCCCTTCTTCCCCGGAAGGACGAACGTGGAGTTCGTGGAAGTGGTAAACTCTGAGGAGATACGGATGCGCGTCTGGGAGCGCGGGGCGGGGGAGACCATGGCCTGCGGCACGGGTGCGTCGGCCTCCGCAGTGGCCTCCGCCCTCAGGGGGCTGACCGGAAGGAAGGTGACCGTGCATCTGGCCGGTGGCGACCTTCTCATAGAGTGGCATGCGGAGGGCAGGGTCTTCATGACCGGGCCCGCGGAGGAGGTTTTTCAGGGGGACATAACGGATGAAGGAGGACGCGATGTTTGA
- a CDS encoding penicillin-binding protein activator LpoB — translation MRKTRGAVLLLAGLLLAGFFLVGLAGCGKTVKRVETSDVIDLSGRWNDTDSRLVAEEMVQDALSRPWLEDFRDARGARPVVIVGTVRNRSTEHINTQTFVKDLERSLLNSGRVDFVASRIEREEIREERKDQAVYSSEETAKEHGREIGADFMLQGSINTIEDREGGKMVRFYQVNLELVNLETNRKAWIGEKQIKKFISRSRLGP, via the coding sequence ATGAGAAAGACGCGTGGGGCCGTGCTTCTTCTTGCCGGGCTTCTCCTGGCCGGATTTTTCCTGGTCGGTTTGGCGGGCTGCGGCAAGACCGTAAAGAGGGTGGAGACCAGTGACGTCATCGACCTCAGCGGGCGCTGGAACGACACCGACAGCCGCCTGGTCGCCGAGGAGATGGTCCAGGATGCCCTGAGCCGTCCGTGGCTGGAGGACTTCAGGGACGCCCGCGGCGCGAGGCCCGTGGTCATCGTGGGCACCGTCCGAAACAGGAGCACCGAGCACATCAATACCCAGACGTTCGTCAAGGACCTGGAGCGCTCTCTGCTGAACTCCGGCCGGGTGGACTTCGTCGCCAGCCGCATCGAGCGGGAGGAAATCCGCGAGGAGAGAAAGGACCAAGCCGTCTACTCCTCCGAGGAGACGGCGAAGGAGCACGGACGGGAGATAGGCGCCGACTTCATGCTCCAGGGCTCCATCAACACCATCGAGGACCGCGAGGGCGGCAAGATGGTGCGCTTCTACCAGGTGAACCTGGAGCTCGTCAACCTCGAGACCAACCGGAAGGCCTGGATCGGGGAGAAGCAGATAAAGAAGTTCATCTCGCGAAGCAGGCTGGGCCCGTAA
- the mdh gene encoding malate dehydrogenase, whose product MKRKVTVIGAGNVGASLGENIARGGLADVVLCDAAPGIARGKALDMSQACALWGSSARVTGTDDYAETAGSHLVIVTAGIPRKPGMSRDDLLGANADVVRTVTAEAARHSPGAVLIVVTNPMDAMAQLAWSVSGFPRERVLGMGGALDAARLRTFVAWELGVSARDVEALVLGGHGDQMVPLPRFTTVKGVPVTELLPPARVDALIERTRNGGAEVVAHLKTGSAYYAPAAGAYEMAEAVLLDERRMMPCSVLLRGEYGIADVFAGVPAVLAGGGLERVVELELAGEEKTGLHASARAVRELVDKLAAA is encoded by the coding sequence ATGAAAAGAAAAGTCACCGTCATAGGCGCAGGAAACGTGGGCGCATCCCTGGGGGAGAACATCGCCCGCGGGGGACTGGCCGACGTGGTCCTGTGCGACGCGGCCCCGGGCATTGCCCGGGGGAAGGCCCTGGACATGTCCCAGGCCTGCGCCCTCTGGGGATCCTCGGCGCGCGTGACGGGCACCGACGATTACGCCGAGACGGCCGGCTCCCACCTGGTAATCGTCACGGCGGGCATCCCCCGGAAGCCCGGCATGTCCCGGGACGACCTCCTCGGGGCCAACGCCGACGTGGTGCGCACCGTGACGGCGGAGGCGGCCAGGCACTCCCCCGGAGCCGTCCTCATCGTGGTCACAAACCCCATGGACGCCATGGCCCAGCTTGCCTGGAGCGTCTCGGGCTTTCCCCGGGAAAGGGTGCTGGGCATGGGCGGGGCGCTGGACGCCGCGCGCCTGCGGACTTTCGTGGCCTGGGAGCTCGGCGTCTCGGCGCGGGACGTGGAGGCCCTCGTCCTGGGGGGGCACGGCGACCAGATGGTCCCCCTGCCCCGGTTCACCACGGTGAAGGGCGTGCCCGTGACGGAGCTTCTCCCCCCGGCCCGGGTGGATGCCCTCATCGAGCGGACCCGGAACGGCGGAGCGGAGGTCGTGGCCCATCTGAAGACCGGCAGCGCCTACTATGCCCCTGCGGCCGGGGCATACGAGATGGCGGAAGCCGTGCTCCTGGACGAGAGGCGCATGATGCCCTGCTCCGTCCTCCTCAGGGGAGAATACGGCATTGCGGACGTCTTCGCGGGGGTCCCGGCGGTGCTGGCCGGAGGGGGGCTTGAACGGGTGGTGGAGCTCGAGCTTGCCGGGGAGGAGAAGACGGGCCTCCACGCATCGGCGCGCGCGGTGCGCGAGCTGGTGGATAAACTCGCTGCGGCATAG
- a CDS encoding acyl-CoA dehydrogenase family protein, whose product MDYFLDEEQTMIRDLARQIAREKVVPVRQELDETEEFPWDIMKTLAQSDLFGLFIPEEYGGLGKGGFELCLAVEELSAACLGVSTSYAANALGTYPILLYGSEEQKKKYLPDVASGKRLVAFGLTEAGAGSDAAGVQTTARLEGDEYVLNGTKQWITNGGEAEIYTIIAITDRAKGARGASAFVVEKDTPGFTFGKKEKKMGIRCSATRELVFENCRIPRDNILGREGMGFIVAMKTLDHSRPGVGAQGVGVAQGALDEAIQFARQRVQFGQPVIGFQAVQHMLADMATQVEAARALVYAAAKYIDSGAKDVSKASAQAKLFATDVGMRVTTDAVQVMGGSGYMREYPVEKMMRDAKILQIYEGTNQIQRNVIGQALIKEAAAKGK is encoded by the coding sequence ATGGATTATTTCCTCGACGAAGAACAGACGATGATACGGGACCTGGCCCGGCAGATAGCCCGGGAGAAGGTGGTCCCCGTGAGACAGGAGCTGGACGAGACGGAAGAGTTCCCCTGGGACATCATGAAGACCCTGGCCCAGTCGGACCTCTTCGGGCTGTTCATCCCCGAGGAGTACGGCGGCCTGGGCAAGGGGGGCTTCGAGCTCTGCCTGGCCGTCGAAGAGCTCTCGGCGGCCTGCCTGGGGGTCTCCACCTCCTACGCGGCCAACGCCCTGGGGACCTACCCCATCCTGCTTTACGGCTCGGAGGAGCAGAAGAAGAAATATCTCCCGGACGTGGCCTCCGGCAAGAGGCTGGTGGCCTTCGGCCTGACGGAGGCAGGGGCGGGCAGCGACGCGGCGGGCGTGCAGACCACCGCCAGGCTTGAGGGCGACGAGTACGTGCTCAACGGCACCAAGCAGTGGATAACCAACGGCGGAGAGGCCGAAATCTACACTATCATCGCCATAACCGACCGGGCCAAGGGCGCCCGGGGCGCCAGTGCGTTCGTCGTGGAGAAGGACACCCCAGGGTTCACCTTCGGAAAGAAGGAGAAGAAGATGGGCATCAGGTGCTCGGCCACCCGGGAGCTCGTCTTCGAGAACTGCCGCATCCCCAGGGACAACATCCTGGGCCGGGAGGGCATGGGCTTCATCGTGGCCATGAAGACCCTGGACCACTCCCGCCCCGGCGTGGGGGCCCAGGGGGTGGGCGTGGCCCAGGGCGCGCTGGACGAGGCCATACAGTTCGCCCGCCAGAGGGTGCAGTTCGGCCAGCCCGTCATAGGCTTTCAGGCCGTCCAGCACATGCTGGCCGACATGGCCACCCAGGTGGAGGCGGCCCGGGCCCTGGTCTACGCGGCGGCCAAATACATCGACAGCGGGGCCAAGGACGTCTCCAAAGCGTCGGCCCAGGCCAAGCTCTTCGCCACCGACGTCGGCATGCGGGTGACCACCGACGCCGTGCAGGTCATGGGAGGGTCTGGCTACATGCGGGAGTACCCCGTGGAGAAGATGATGCGGGACGCCAAGATACTGCAGATATACGAAGGCACCAACCAGATACAGCGCAACGTCATCGGCCAGGCCCTCATCAAGGAAGCCGCCGCCAAGGGAAAATAA
- the fabD gene encoding ACP S-malonyltransferase translates to MKLAFVFPGQGSQKVGMGRDLHEGLDEVKRLYEKASEALGYDVARLSFEGPEEELNRTERTQPCLLAASMASYLALASRGVRADMMAGHSLGEYTALVAAGALPLAHALRATELRGRLMQEAVPEGKGLMAAVLGLERARVQEVCRSVASGYVAPANYNCPGQIVISGERPAVEEAVERLKEAGAKRALALAVSVPSHSRLMEPAAERLAEHLREVPMREPSVPVVGNADARVMGSVQEIKDALVRQLKGPVLWEESVGLMARSGVETFVEAGPGKVLAGLVRRCAPEARALGVEDRESLASTLSALAP, encoded by the coding sequence GTGAAGCTGGCCTTCGTCTTCCCCGGCCAGGGCTCCCAGAAAGTGGGCATGGGCCGGGACCTGCACGAGGGGTTAGACGAGGTAAAACGGCTCTACGAGAAGGCCTCCGAGGCCCTGGGTTACGACGTTGCCCGCCTGAGCTTCGAGGGGCCGGAGGAGGAGCTGAACAGGACCGAGCGGACGCAGCCCTGCCTTCTTGCGGCCTCCATGGCCTCCTATCTCGCCTTGGCCTCCCGGGGCGTCAGGGCCGACATGATGGCCGGACACAGCCTGGGGGAGTACACCGCCCTGGTCGCGGCAGGGGCCCTGCCCCTGGCTCACGCCCTCCGGGCCACGGAGCTCCGGGGCAGGCTCATGCAGGAGGCGGTCCCCGAGGGCAAGGGGCTGATGGCGGCGGTCCTGGGGCTTGAGCGGGCCAGGGTGCAAGAGGTCTGCCGCTCCGTGGCCTCGGGCTACGTGGCCCCGGCCAACTACAACTGCCCGGGGCAGATAGTCATCTCCGGAGAGCGCCCGGCCGTGGAGGAGGCGGTCGAGCGCCTGAAGGAAGCCGGGGCCAAGCGCGCCCTGGCACTGGCCGTAAGCGTGCCCTCCCACTCGCGCCTCATGGAGCCCGCGGCCGAGAGGCTCGCGGAGCATCTCCGGGAGGTGCCGATGCGGGAACCCTCCGTCCCCGTGGTCGGCAACGCCGACGCCCGGGTGATGGGCTCCGTGCAGGAGATAAAGGACGCCCTCGTCAGGCAGCTCAAAGGCCCGGTCCTTTGGGAAGAGTCTGTGGGCCTCATGGCCCGCTCGGGCGTGGAGACTTTCGTAGAGGCCGGCCCGGGAAAGGTGCTGGCCGGTCTGGTAAGGCGGTGCGCACCCGAAGCCCGCGCCCTGGGAGTGGAAGACCGGGAGAGCCTGGCAAGCACGCTGTCCGCTCTGGCTCCCTAG
- a CDS encoding ferredoxin gives MVVNVVIDEETCIGCGNCADICPAVFFLDEDLGKARVLDPDACEYAGCCEAAAENCPVEAITVEE, from the coding sequence ATGGTCGTGAACGTTGTCATCGACGAGGAGACCTGCATCGGCTGCGGCAACTGCGCCGATATCTGCCCGGCCGTCTTCTTCCTCGATGAGGACCTCGGAAAGGCCCGCGTCCTGGACCCCGACGCCTGCGAGTATGCGGGCTGTTGCGAGGCCGCCGCAGAGAACTGCCCGGTTGAGGCCATAACCGTGGAGGAATAA
- a CDS encoding LPP20 family lipoprotein, with product MKRRKRVLILALGILMALPGCAPSGGEVRQRPSAMKAYPPERYLAAQAEGASQEEAKRRALAELSRVFDSRVRSETMDRMGSVVRDGLEEFRQEVTSWVRVTSDVRLKGARIAASWEEDGRYGALAVLEKQKAREEFLDRIRALDGRVQGSLAALSGTESRLMRYRTLKEVSRLWVERTVNRSRLTVLGYGTPGAPYDIEGVFRHLRSIKAGMPVYVETTGEEAGHLRESLVAALGEEGFPVATERERASVVLTGRLDVQGVGIEHPEWQYARATAVVSVLDAEAGLVLGEVTESVRATHLTAREARQRAARRAAARVTAKLMDFLEQ from the coding sequence GTGAAAAGAAGAAAACGCGTTCTTATACTTGCCCTGGGCATCCTGATGGCCCTTCCGGGGTGCGCTCCCTCCGGCGGGGAGGTCCGCCAGAGGCCTTCCGCGATGAAGGCATACCCTCCGGAGCGGTACCTCGCCGCCCAGGCCGAGGGGGCCAGCCAAGAGGAGGCCAAGAGGCGCGCCCTGGCGGAGCTTTCCCGCGTCTTTGACTCCCGGGTGCGAAGCGAGACCATGGACAGGATGGGCTCGGTGGTCAGGGACGGGCTGGAGGAGTTCCGGCAGGAGGTGACCTCCTGGGTGCGGGTGACGTCGGACGTGCGGCTCAAGGGGGCCAGGATAGCCGCCTCATGGGAGGAAGACGGCCGGTACGGGGCGCTGGCCGTCCTCGAGAAGCAGAAGGCCAGGGAGGAGTTCCTCGACCGTATCCGGGCCCTGGACGGCCGGGTGCAGGGAAGCCTGGCCGCCCTGAGCGGCACGGAGAGCCGGCTCATGCGCTACAGGACCCTCAAGGAGGTCAGCCGCCTCTGGGTCGAAAGGACGGTAAACCGGAGCAGGCTCACCGTGCTGGGATACGGGACGCCTGGCGCGCCCTATGACATCGAGGGCGTATTCCGGCACCTGCGGAGCATCAAGGCCGGGATGCCCGTGTACGTGGAAACGACGGGCGAGGAGGCCGGGCATCTCAGGGAGAGCCTGGTCGCGGCCCTCGGAGAGGAAGGCTTTCCGGTCGCCACCGAGAGGGAAAGGGCCTCCGTCGTCCTGACGGGCCGTCTCGATGTGCAGGGGGTGGGCATCGAGCATCCGGAGTGGCAGTACGCCCGGGCGACGGCCGTCGTCTCGGTGCTGGATGCCGAGGCGGGCCTGGTGCTGGGGGAGGTGACGGAATCCGTCAGGGCCACCCACCTGACGGCGCGGGAGGCCCGGCAGAGGGCCGCCCGAAGGGCCGCCGCCCGGGTAACCGCGAAGCTCATGGATTTCCTCGAGCAATAG
- the dapA gene encoding 4-hydroxy-tetrahydrodipicolinate synthase: MFEGSMVPIVTPFKGGKVDEKALGNLIEWHLAEGSHAIVPCGTTGESATLDFEEHARVVSLTVQVVKGRVPVIAGTGANSTAEAIDLTLKAKKDGADGALLVAPYYNKPTQEGLYRHYDALARAVKGFPLVLYNVPGRTAVNLLPATVARLAEIKNIVGIKEASADMKQVSQLMRLCGDRISVFSGDDFTTFPLYALGGKGTISVTANVAPRESARMWEAWKAAEAAAARDIHYRLDPLNYAMFLETNPQPVKTALAMMGKIKEEFRLPLCPMSEENKKKLRKVLKDYKLI, encoded by the coding sequence ATGTTTGAGGGTTCCATGGTACCCATCGTGACGCCCTTCAAGGGCGGAAAGGTGGACGAGAAGGCGCTGGGCAACCTCATAGAGTGGCACCTGGCCGAGGGCTCCCACGCCATCGTGCCCTGCGGCACGACCGGGGAGTCGGCCACCCTGGACTTCGAGGAGCACGCCAGGGTCGTCAGCCTCACCGTGCAGGTGGTCAAGGGCCGCGTCCCGGTCATTGCCGGCACGGGGGCGAACTCCACGGCCGAGGCCATAGACCTGACTCTCAAGGCCAAGAAGGACGGCGCCGACGGAGCCCTTCTTGTGGCCCCCTACTACAACAAGCCCACCCAGGAGGGCCTCTACAGGCACTACGACGCTCTCGCCCGGGCGGTCAAGGGGTTCCCCCTGGTGCTCTATAACGTGCCGGGAAGGACGGCCGTCAACCTCCTTCCGGCCACGGTGGCCCGGCTGGCCGAGATAAAAAACATCGTGGGAATCAAGGAAGCCTCGGCGGACATGAAGCAGGTCAGCCAGCTCATGCGCCTCTGCGGCGACCGGATAAGCGTCTTCTCTGGGGACGACTTCACGACCTTCCCCCTCTACGCCCTCGGGGGCAAGGGGACCATCTCCGTGACGGCCAACGTCGCGCCCCGGGAATCGGCCCGCATGTGGGAGGCCTGGAAGGCCGCCGAGGCGGCCGCGGCGCGGGACATCCACTACCGGCTGGACCCTCTGAACTACGCCATGTTCCTGGAGACCAACCCCCAGCCGGTCAAGACGGCCCTGGCCATGATGGGAAAGATAAAGGAAGAGTTCCGGCTGCCCCTCTGCCCCATGTCCGAGGAGAACAAGAAGAAGCTCAGGAAAGTTCTGAAGGACTACAAGCTCATCTGA
- a CDS encoding FAD-binding protein, producing MPVIVNKEKCTGCESCLASCPFDAIEMTEGRALINEYCQSCRACLETCPEGAIFETEDEAPKDEAQLAEYRGVWVFAEQREGKVAPVAYELLGAGRSLADALRVELSAVLLGASEAQARGLISHGADRVHHCADPSLEHFNDESYAGALASLIEKHKPEVVLAGATPIGRSFLPRVAARLWAGLTADCTGLDVDLEDGRRNLLQTRPAFGGNIMATIACPGRRPQIATVRPRVMKPLPRDDSRSGEIVKEELVLPPARTSVLEVVKEVAESAVNLQEAEVIVSGGRGVGQKGFAMLKELADLLGGSVGASRAAVDEGWIPYRHQVGQTGKTVCPRIYIACGISGAVQHLVGMQSSDIIIAVNKNPEAPIFTVATYGIVGDVFEVVPALIKKIKEARAQ from the coding sequence ATGCCTGTAATCGTCAACAAGGAAAAATGCACGGGGTGCGAGAGCTGCCTGGCCTCCTGCCCCTTCGACGCCATAGAGATGACCGAGGGCAGGGCCCTCATCAACGAGTACTGCCAGAGCTGCCGGGCCTGCCTGGAGACCTGCCCCGAAGGGGCGATATTCGAGACCGAGGACGAGGCCCCGAAGGACGAAGCACAGCTTGCGGAGTATCGGGGGGTGTGGGTCTTCGCCGAGCAGCGGGAGGGCAAGGTGGCCCCGGTGGCTTACGAGCTTCTGGGGGCGGGCCGCTCCCTGGCCGACGCCCTCCGGGTGGAGCTCTCGGCGGTCCTTCTCGGGGCATCGGAGGCCCAGGCCCGGGGGCTCATCTCCCACGGGGCCGACCGGGTCCACCACTGTGCGGACCCCTCCCTGGAGCATTTCAACGACGAGTCCTACGCGGGGGCACTTGCCTCGCTCATCGAAAAGCACAAGCCCGAAGTGGTCCTGGCGGGGGCCACCCCCATCGGCCGCTCCTTTCTGCCCCGGGTGGCCGCGCGCCTCTGGGCCGGCCTTACGGCCGACTGCACCGGGCTTGACGTGGACCTGGAGGATGGCAGAAGGAACCTCCTTCAGACGCGGCCGGCCTTTGGCGGAAACATCATGGCCACCATCGCCTGCCCCGGCAGAAGGCCCCAGATAGCCACCGTGCGGCCCCGGGTCATGAAGCCCCTGCCGAGGGACGACTCCAGAAGCGGCGAGATAGTGAAGGAAGAGCTTGTGCTCCCCCCGGCCCGCACCTCGGTGCTTGAGGTGGTCAAGGAGGTGGCCGAGAGCGCCGTCAACCTCCAGGAGGCCGAGGTCATCGTCTCCGGAGGGCGCGGGGTGGGCCAGAAGGGTTTTGCGATGCTCAAGGAGCTGGCCGACCTTCTGGGCGGCTCGGTGGGCGCTTCGCGGGCCGCCGTGGACGAGGGGTGGATACCCTACCGCCACCAGGTGGGACAGACCGGAAAGACCGTCTGTCCCAGGATATACATCGCCTGCGGCATCTCCGGCGCCGTGCAGCACCTGGTGGGGATGCAGTCCTCCGACATCATCATCGCCGTCAACAAAAATCCCGAGGCCCCCATTTTCACCGTGGCGACATACGGCATCGTGGGCGACGTCTTCGAGGTGGTCCCCGCCCTCATCAAGAAGATAAAGGAGGCCCGGGCGCAGTGA